In a single window of the Halobaculum lipolyticum genome:
- a CDS encoding glutathione S-transferase family protein gives MSDATNMLVDGEWRTDVRRDTGDSGEFERTETSFRNWIDGSVPEPGADPVDNPEFPAEPGRYHVYICRACPWAHRVAMTRALKGLEDDVSLSLTQPERYDDGWEFSESEPDPLYGADYLREIYTRADDDYTGRVTVPVLWDKEAETIVNNESEEIMRMLDTAFDGNGVDLYPEGSRQEVDDLIDDIYPRINNGVYRAGFASTQEAYDDAVDDLFDALDEYDEMLADRRYLAGDRLTEADVAMFATLVRFDHVYHTHFRCNRTGIHEYDNLWEYTKDLFQTPGIERTVNVDHITRHYYKSHESLNPKRLVPTGPDIDFAEPHDRDALPGGPPAELAPDATAD, from the coding sequence ATGAGCGACGCGACGAACATGCTCGTGGACGGAGAGTGGCGCACCGACGTCCGGCGCGACACCGGCGACTCCGGCGAGTTCGAGCGGACCGAGACGAGCTTCCGGAACTGGATCGACGGCTCCGTGCCGGAGCCGGGCGCCGACCCGGTGGACAACCCCGAGTTCCCCGCGGAGCCCGGGCGCTACCACGTGTACATCTGCCGGGCGTGTCCGTGGGCACACCGCGTCGCCATGACGCGTGCGCTGAAGGGGTTGGAGGACGACGTCTCCCTGTCGCTCACCCAGCCCGAACGGTACGACGATGGGTGGGAGTTCTCCGAGTCGGAGCCGGACCCGCTGTACGGGGCCGACTACCTCCGCGAGATCTACACGCGGGCCGACGACGACTACACCGGACGGGTGACGGTGCCCGTTCTCTGGGACAAAGAGGCGGAGACGATCGTCAACAACGAGAGCGAGGAGATCATGCGGATGCTCGACACCGCCTTCGACGGCAACGGCGTCGACCTCTACCCCGAGGGGAGCCGGCAGGAGGTGGACGACCTCATCGACGACATCTACCCGCGCATCAACAACGGCGTGTACCGCGCGGGCTTCGCGAGCACCCAGGAGGCGTACGACGACGCCGTCGACGACCTGTTCGACGCGCTCGACGAGTACGACGAGATGCTGGCTGACCGTCGCTACCTCGCCGGCGACCGGCTCACGGAGGCCGACGTGGCGATGTTCGCGACGCTGGTCCGCTTCGACCACGTGTACCACACGCACTTCCGGTGCAACCGCACGGGGATCCACGAGTACGACAACCTCTGGGAGTACACGAAGGACCTGTTCCAGACGCCCGGGATCGAGCGGACGGTGAACGTCGACCACATCACCCGTCACTACTACAAGTCCCACGAGAGCCTGAACCCGAAGCGCCTCGTGCCGACCGGCCCGGACATCGACTTCGCCGAGCCGCACGACCGCGACGCGCTCCCGGGCGGCCCGCCCGCGGAACTGGCGCCCGACGCGACGGCGGACTGA